Genomic window (Salvelinus namaycush isolate Seneca chromosome 10, SaNama_1.0, whole genome shotgun sequence):
ttctaaagtataaaaatagcagatccataccacattgggtgaggcgggttgcaggaaagtatattcagTTCATAgatgagattaaaatatataagAAAAAACGAAGAAACCAACtatttacacgggacaagacaaacacatgcccaactgctacgccatcttgaaAGCATAAATAAATTACATCAACTTTAACTGACATGATTTCATAATATCACAGCCATCTTTCCTCAGAATACACCATCAAGAAACCCTTGAAACCAGCCACAACAAAATATTGGTAAACAGTCGGTGTGTGGCAATGGGGAACAAAGACCCCGTACTGTCCGGAATTTGGAAAACAGCAATAGATTGAGAAATaacacccccccaccaccacacacacatttatatatCCGAGAGGTGGACCATGCCATTTGTCCATATGCACTATGGCAATCCGCTCAGTGGTTCTTCACATAGTGCTGATCATCGCCTTGAATGGTAAGGCATGTTTAAATTCTATAACACACTAACTTCCATTAGCACCGAACTGACTACACCATGCAGACTAATATTGAAGTATAGTACTAGTTACGAAAAGTATATTTGACAAATGTTAATGCTTCTGCATACAGCTCTAAAGGCAGTTCATATTCTATTTGTCAGTAATGAATACTGACAAACCATTTGTTGTAAGCTGTGCAGATACAGTAGCAATGCAAAGTTATAGACAAAAGCTATTCAAAAAGTATTCTCTACTTTCTGTTCAAAGGCATTGAAGGGCGCAAGGTGCCAAAGGTGAGTATTGTTGGTGGAAGAGAGGCAGCTCGCAACTCTCGTCCATACATGGCTTCCTTACAGTCCCGAGGTCAACATTCCTGTGGAGGAGTTCTGGTGAGAGAAGATTTTGTCCTCACTGCTGCTCACTGTGATGGGTGAGAAGTCTCTCAGAATCTCTCAAActcatttatttcaatgtttcttttttttaaatatttgactTTTTTTGACAATAACCAAAAAGCATACATAGACAAAAACAATAGACAACTTAACAATGACATACATTTCAACAAACGTGAATGACATCACACTTGCTCAGACCCACATtgtcccactgtatccacacccaatGTTGTTTCCAACGGTTGCAAGACTCTGCCTCATATGACTTCAGATTATGttatgttgtttctgtctgtagccagattttattcatatttaaatAAAGCAAGTGATTCTTCCATTCTCTTAACGTTGGAGTATCATTTGACTTCCAGTATTTAAGTAATAGCTTATTCAATATAAGTGACAAAAATAATACTGTCcaacccattgggtatctcaTCGCACCCTCGAGGATATACTATGTCTTGAAATATGCCAATagacggattaaaagtacatttacattgtaaaaCTTCTGACAGACagctttctaactccgcccataacttttggactttatagCACTCCCAGAAGGCAATAATGATTGAGTCATtgttaagacatgactctgccattgTGCTGTAATTTGttaattttgtctcttgtataataaattcTCTACAtgagtttatactggattaagagTACATTTTTGTTCACTGTAATTTTCGTTCGTTATCTTCCAACACTCCCTCCACCTGgtgccaatatcagttatttttaagtcttggttccaatagttaaTATTTTTTCTAAGCGATTGCCAGTTAgataggctctctgcaaggttttgtacaTCTTATCTATCATACAAGTATctttttctgactcaaataggattccctcaacattgctctgatgtccaaaagctTTCAAGTGGACATTTTGTGATATAAAACTTTTAAGTTGCATATATTTGAAAATGCTTTTAATTCTGTCATAGAAATAATTGTATTTCCTATTACCACATAATTTacggtttctatgcctttagttttccatgtgggccAATTTAATcggtgaattctgaaaagctatccaaggtTATCCATTGTTTTTAGgaagtgatattggttcttgtagaatccGTTTCATGTTCTTCCATGTTGTTAAAGTGTTCTTAACTAGgaagttgttaatgttcttagctttatcctttgaaaatagacCCGTGAAAACATTCTGGGGATGAGGATGcacatcttcaatatgtacccacTGTTactctttagtgcatttaactatATTTCGCCAGTCAAAACCTTGTGTGCCGAGTTgatggaaggttaaaaccaccctcagactcaggaagatgTAAAACTTTCCTTTTTAGTTTGAGttttattttcccatgaagtGAATTATGACGAAGtacacttaaaaaaataaatatatatgtcTTTGGGGGGGTAATTGGTATTActgaaaataaatataaaaacttTGGGAACCATCCCTGTCTTGTGCCCCTTTCTAAAGCAAAATCATCAGATAATGTATAATTTCTGTATATTTTAGCTTTAGGatatttatataatatttttATGACATTTATTATTTCAACTGGAAAGTTGAAGGCTTCCAAAGTTTTTCATAGAAAAGGCCATTCAAGACAGTCGAAAGCCTTTTCGGTATCAACAGCCATTATTGATAAATCTACATCTTGTTTTTTAGCGTATTGTATACCGAAAcatgtttgtgtttattttttcaaACCTTGTTTGATTAATATGTATCAAGTCTGGTAAGACTTTTGCCATTCTGTTGCTTATGACTTTTTTTTATTATTGTCACATTTTATTAAATGTATGGGTCTGTAATCAATCTGCAAGGGACACTCCAGATTTTCCTGGTTTTAATATAACTGAGATAATTATTAGATACATGGAACTAGAAAGCACTGAATTGAGTGACACGTGTTTAATTTGATTATATAGGGGCGCTACATTGTCTCAGAGTGTTATGAACAATTCTAATAGAAAACCATCCATACCTGGTGCTTTTCTCTGAGCAAATGCTTTAACATTGTCTAATATTTAATTTGTGCCGATTTCAAATTTTTGTCTGCTGATAGTTGCTTCAGGGTTGTTGAGTCTAACAATGCTGTAGGATCAATCCAAATGTATTTCAATGTTATTACACCAGTCTGTCAAGGTAAATACACAAGTAAATTCTTTCATGTACTGATTTCCAGGCGTTACAGGGTGGTTCTTGGGGCTCACGACTTGTCAGAGGATGAAAATTCACAACAAAAATTCGATGTGGTTAAATACATTCCACACCCCAGGTTTGGGGACAATCTGGAGTATGACATCATGCTTCTCAAGGTGAGTGATAACCAGGACATAGCCTACAATAATCTCCATAGTGATACTAACTTCATTGTAGGTTTAAAATTCATGaaaaatacatacaaaataaTGTATATAATCATAGcctatatacactcagtggccagttcaTTAGGTACACCCATCAGGTTGCCTCCATAACAGCCTAAATTATTCGGGGCATGGCATTCAATCGTTGCTcagttggtatcaagggacctaacgtgtaccaggaaaacattccccaaaCCAGTACACCACAGCCACCAGCCTGTACTATTGACACCAagcaggatgggtccatggactcatggtgcttatgccaaatcctgactctgccatcaacATGATGCAACAGGAACCAGGACTCGTCGGACCagtcaatgtttttccactcctcaatcgTAAACTGTTGGTGATCGCATGCCCACTTGTTATTATCTGATAGGAGTGAAacctggtgtggtcgtctgctgcaatagcagTGACAAGGATCTACGAGTTGTGCACtctgagatgccgttctgcacaccactgttgacTTGCAGGATTCTTGCctgtctccttcgacctctctcatcaaggagctgttttcgcccacaggactgctgctgactggatgttttttgtcacaccattctctgtaaaccttagacactgttgtgtgtgaaaagcccaggaggccggacATTTCTGAGACACTGGATCCGACATGCCTggcaccgacaatcataccacgctcagtcGCTTAGGTCGcgcgttttgcccattctaacattcaattgaacagtaactgaatTCCTCCCCACAtttctgcctgctttatatagcaagccatggccacgtgactcactgtctgtaggagcgatccattttcgtgaacggtGTGGTGTACCTAATATACTGGCCTCTGAGTGAATATTTACAACATAGCTGAATACATACAGATTATGTATAGAGTGTGCTATCTCTGTGATCTTTCTTAGTTGAGAGGGAGGGCCATCCTGAACAGAGCAGTGCAGCTGATCCCGCTGATGAATGGTTCGATGGCTGAGGGAAGCCTGTGCACCACGGCTGGCTGGGGGGACATAGATGATAACAGCACCCCACCAGACAAGCTGCAGGAGGTCAACGCCACCATCATATCACCCAGAGAGTGTGGCCGCCGGTGGAGTGGCGTCAACATCTCCAGGCGCACGGTGTGCGCAACAGGCCCCAGAGCTTTCCAAGGCTTCTGCTCGGTATGACTGCACTGTTACAGGCTATAATTCTCTGCAAttagtttttcctggtcaggacAGGCTATTATTGGCTATAACTAGATTAGAGTTTCTCTTGGTCAAGGCACAAACTATGATACATGACTCCTCCGTTTTTCTGTATCACAAAGGAGAATGAATTAAAATGCATTGTTTGCTATTGCAGGGGGATTCAGGAGGTCCGTTGGTGTGTAACGGGATGTCAGCGGGCATCGTCTCTTTCTCAGGGCAGAGGTGTGCCAACCCTAGTACCCCTGATGTGTACACACGAGTGACTTCGTACTGCCGATGGATTCAGAGGGAGTTAGCTAGAAACCCTTAAAGTTTTTGGCATGTAAGCCGCCAGTGTGTGCTTACACAAAATCTCACTATATGACTTATTAGGATTTCATTTAGAGCAGGGTTGCCCAAAGTCTTTGTTGAAGTGCTAAAGATAACACCTTTCTATGATTGCGTGTTCCCTTGTTGCTATTCTTATTAAACGTCACTAATTTCAGCTTGTGTGTCTCACTTTGGAGAACTTGAGTTCCCTAAACAATTCAGTAAAAAACATTGGTCCATATACTTATCATTTCTTTCCTTGGTGTTCAAAGACTAAAAACAACCTCCACTGATTTTGTTAATTTGGTAAGTTTTGATGTAAGGTAAAAACAACACAATGTGACAATAGGATACACAGACTCTCTACTTAATTTAGGTCCTTGGTCACTCACCTGGTCTGGCTGGTCAAGCAGTAGCCTCTGGATAAGCTGACCAATGTTACTG
Coding sequences:
- the LOC120054764 gene encoding complement factor D-like; the encoded protein is MAIRSVVLHIVLIIALNGIEGRKVPKVSIVGGREAARNSRPYMASLQSRGQHSCGGVLVREDFVLTAAHCDGRYRVVLGAHDLSEDENSQQKFDVVKYIPHPRFGDNLEYDIMLLKLRGRAILNRAVQLIPLMNGSMAEGSLCTTAGWGDIDDNSTPPDKLQEVNATIISPRECGRRWSGVNISRRTVCATGPRAFQGFCSGDSGGPLVCNGMSAGIVSFSGQRCANPSTPDVYTRVTSYCRWIQRELARNP